The proteins below are encoded in one region of Tsuneonella sp. CC-YZS046:
- the infC gene encoding translation initiation factor IF-3, producing MLSPPVKSGPRFDNMIQSDKVRVIDENGENLGVMYTREAIEQAADVGLNLVEVSPNADPPVCKFLDVGKYRYEAQKKANAARKTQKTQDIKEVKMRPNIDTHDYDVKLRNVHRFIEDGDKVKITLRFRGRELSHQQLGMDLLRRVQDDVAEIAKVEAFPRMEGRQMLMVLAPK from the coding sequence ATGCTTTCGCCCCCCGTCAAGAGCGGGCCGCGCTTTGATAATATGATCCAGTCCGACAAGGTGCGGGTCATCGATGAAAACGGCGAAAACCTTGGCGTGATGTATACCAGGGAAGCAATCGAGCAGGCAGCCGATGTCGGGCTGAATCTGGTCGAGGTATCACCCAATGCCGATCCGCCAGTCTGCAAATTCCTAGATGTCGGCAAGTATCGGTACGAAGCCCAGAAAAAGGCCAACGCCGCACGCAAGACGCAGAAGACCCAGGATATCAAGGAGGTCAAGATGCGTCCCAACATCGATACGCACGATTACGATGTGAAGCTGCGCAACGTGCATCGCTTCATCGAAGATGGCGACAAGGTGAAGATCACCTTGCGCTTTCGCGGCCGCGAATTGTCTCACCAGCAGCTCGGCATGGATCTGCTTCGCCGCGTGCAGGACGATGTCGCCGAAATCGCGAAGGTCGAAGCCTTCCCCCGCATGGAAGGCCGCCAGATGCTGATGGTGCTCGCTCCCAAATAA
- the pdeM gene encoding ligase-associated DNA damage response endonuclease PdeM, with translation MVPLSFARQEWLLTRSGALYWPREAALLVADLHLEKASFFAKAGQMLPPYDSRETLERVALAIRETGARRVYTLGDNFHDEDGARRLEPHAAGMLDALTRAVDWVWITGNHDGEPGPIRGGIMQAELDIGGVVLRHKARVGETRFELSGHFHPRLRISARGRHINRPCAVLGEDRAGGGRMILPAFGALTGGMDAADPAILDAMQPADAIHALIETRGRLLRFPLWRAAA, from the coding sequence ATGGTTCCCCTTTCGTTCGCACGTCAGGAATGGCTGCTGACTCGTTCCGGCGCGCTCTACTGGCCGCGCGAGGCGGCCTTGCTGGTGGCCGATCTGCATCTCGAAAAAGCCAGCTTCTTCGCGAAAGCCGGCCAGATGCTGCCCCCTTACGACAGCCGCGAAACGCTGGAGCGGGTCGCCCTCGCCATCCGCGAGACAGGGGCAAGGCGGGTTTATACGCTGGGCGACAATTTTCATGACGAAGACGGCGCGCGGCGGCTCGAACCGCATGCCGCCGGAATGCTCGACGCCCTCACCCGCGCGGTGGACTGGGTGTGGATCACCGGCAATCATGACGGCGAACCCGGCCCGATCCGGGGCGGCATCATGCAAGCGGAACTGGACATCGGTGGAGTCGTTCTCCGCCACAAGGCAAGGGTGGGTGAAACCCGGTTCGAACTTTCAGGCCATTTCCATCCACGCTTGCGGATCAGCGCGCGCGGCAGGCATATCAACCGGCCCTGCGCGGTGCTGGGCGAGGACCGCGCAGGCGGCGGCCGCATGATCCTGCCTGCATTCGGCGCGCTTACCGGTGGGATGGACGCGGCCGATCCGGCGATCCTCGATGCGATGCAACCCGCCGACGCCATTCACGCCTTGATCGAGACGCGCGGCAGGCTGCTTCGCTTCCCGCTATGGCGCGCCGCCGCCTGA